A window of Candidatus Nitrospira allomarina genomic DNA:
AAGGCCGGTATTCAGGATGCCTCTTGGCACAGGCTACGACACACCACCGCCTCCCGGTTAGTCATGGCGGGTGTGACCGTCAAGGAAGTGCTGGGACATCGCAATATCCAAACCACTCTGCGGTATGCGCACCTAGCTCCTAGCCACATTCAGGACGCAATGGAGAAGGGGAGTTTAGCGAATTTGGGACTAGGGACTGGGAGTAAAACTGGGATGGGTCGGATGAAGGACAGGAGAAAGAGACACAAGTTGTTGATTTAATTGGTGCGCCCGGCAGGAATCGAACCTGCGACCCCCGGCTTAGAAGGCCGGTGCTCTATCCAACTGAGCTACGGGCGCACGATAGGAAAATCGCATAGTTAGGGAGTTTGAGTCAACGACCCGGCAGCCGGGGATGCCAATTGTTGCATCCGTCATTTCAGCCCAGAAAATCAAAACCAAAAAACCATAGTTTTTGAGTGAGGTTATCATTTGCTCTGTTGAAACGAAGCAATTCCAAACTCTTAACAACCCTGTCCAGGAAACAGGGGGAAGTCCAAATAAATCCGTTTAGATCGTCAAAAAAGGTGAAAAACGAAAACGGTTCACCTCTAAACTTTCCGATTTTTACACAACTTGCTTAAGATGAAGTTCGTGCATATTGCGTATATAGGATATTCGGATCCAACCGATAGGGTGAGCTATCGGAGGTGGATATGCGAAATAATTGTACCCTCGGGGTTGTAGGTTTCTGTTTACTCCTTGGTGCCTGCGCTTCGCAGCATTCGCCCAATAACAACGTTGATGAACAGGTGGACCTCTATCTCAGCACACTGGACGATAAGCATTTCGTCTGGTGCGAATTAGATCTGGAGCAATGTCGACGTGACTTTGAGGCATGGAAACTTACCACACAAGGTCTCAGTCTAATTAAGGAATTCGAACGGGAGAATACTGGTCAACCGGACAATACTCAGCACTTGCCGAATGTCTTTCGTACGCGATTTGTGGAGGAAGGCCAGTTAGGGGAGGAAATGGTAGACCAAGACGGCAAGGGGCAGAGCTTCGATCGGGATCCGAAGGGTTTGGGAAGATCCTATTGGACTACCGATCAAAATGGAAATCCCAGACAGGAAGGCATGAGTATGACTCCGAAAATTCATGGTCCCCAATCCATGCGCTGATACCCTTGAGGAGCCGGTTAACCTCACCATTCGGTTCAGATCCCTTCGCTTGATCCCCACAACTCCCTGACTATCGAACCGACTTTCCCTTCTTTTAAAATCAAAATTTACATTAAACCTTGCTATTCACTCGAAAGAAAATTCTTAATTCAAACTGTAAAAATTTACTTCTGGAAAGTTTTAATTATTTGCGCTAACGACGATCACGTATTGAGGCCTCTCAACTTTGATTCCAAGAGGTTTCACAGGGGAAAATGATGACAACGATTGGTCTCATCCAAGAACCTATTCCCCAACGCGAACCAGCATGCCGCGATCTTTACAGATATTAAAGGTGTGGTAGAACCATGCCACGATGATCACAAGAAAACCAAAATTGAGGCCCGTGGCCCAAAGCAAATGAGTCACCGGCACATTTCCTGTGGTGAGGACCGCACGCATTCCTTCAAAAATATGCGCAGGAGGAACCATCCAGGCAATGGATTGCAGGACAGGAGGAAGGACTTCAATCGGGTAAAACACACAGGAGATGGGTTGGAAAAGGAAGACCATACCCCAGGCTAGCACTTCGGCCTGCTGCCCAAAGCGCATAATGATTGAGGTGGTGAGCACGCCAATGATCCAGCCGGATACTACCAGATTGAGAACAAACGGGAGCAAGGAAAGGCCCATCTGGAGAATGTCGTATGAATAAAAGACCCAGGCGAAAAGCATCATCAACCCGCCCACGGCAGTGACCTTCAGCACACTCATGGTCATGGTGGCAACGAGATATTCTCCGACCGTTAACGGACTGGCAAACAGGTTCATCAGATTTCGAGCCCACATTTCTTCCAAAAATGAGACCGCAATGCCCTGCTGCGCACGAAACAACACATCCCAGAGGATCAGCGCCCCAAGAAAAAATGAGAGGGCGCCATGCAGCGACATCCCAACTTTTTCCAAATAAATCGTGATAAATCCCCACACCACGAGATCTAGAAACGGCCAATAAAAAATCTCCAGCAACCGGGCAAAGCTTCGCTTGTAGAGATACATATGACGCGATAATAATGCCAGGATACGCCCGAGACTCATGGCCCGTTTTGTTCTCTCGCCAGTTTCAAAAAGACCTCTTCCAGATCCCGTTGAGCGTAGCGTTGAATGATTTCGGTGGCGGTACCTTCCGCCACAATTTTGCCCCGTTGCAGGAAGATGATGCGATCGGACATCTCCTCCATCTCCCGCATGTTGTGTGAGGTATAGAGAATACTCAAGCCTTCCGAGCGTTGGTATTCTTTCAGAAACGATTTAATTTTATTGACGATATCAGGATCCAAACTGGCGGTGGGTTCATCAAGAAACAGCACCTTGGGTTCGGTCATAATGGCTTTGGCGAGGGTGAGCCTCGACATTTGACCGGAAGAGAGTTTTCTCGTCAGTCGGTGCCGAATGTCCTCCATCTCCAACTTTTTGACAATATCATCAATGCGCTGCTGGATATGCTTGAGTTCATAGAGCCTCGCGATGACCTTGAGATTTTCCTCTACCGTTAAGGAAAACGGCATGGAAATGTATGTGGAGGAAAAATTCACCTGCTTCAGAATGGTTTCCCGGTGTGTGGCCAGATCCAGTCCAAACATGTGAATGGTGCCGACCGTCGGCGTGATCAGCCCTAACAACATATGGATGGTGGTGGTTTTGCCGGCGCCATTCGGCCCAAGGAGCCCGAGGATTTCACCTTTTTTGATGTCGAAAGAAATATTATCGACGGCTGTAAAGCCCTGAAACCGCTTGGTGAGGTTTCGAACTGCAACGACAGGGGAATTCATGGAATCTGAGGCAGGCATTAAAACAAAAACCCACCGATTTTATCGGGCAGGTGACAGGTTTCACAGCGCTTGCTCAGCACCTCACCCTCGTAACGTTGTTCCCCATCATGACAACGAAGACAATCGGCCATGTTCGCTTTCCAGAGAACCGAGTCTTTTGGATGAGCCGGCTCATGTGGTTGATCATCGAGTTTGACATGCCCCCGCGGAATCACAATAGGATACGTTTTAATTGGCGCTCCATGCACGACCCGCCCGTGGCAGGTCGTACACCCCTCCCCTTTACCGCGTTTCTCAAAGGCCTCCATGTGTTCCCGATGATTCATGATCAGCCCGACATCTTTGACCGGAGCGGGCAAATCCCGCACAGAGACTTCCGTCACCCGCAAGATGGCTCGATGACAACTGATACACACAGAAGAAGACACATGGGATTCAAGATTATGCGATTCGGTCGGGGTTCCGAAAAATGTGATCGCAACGTCTTCAATTCCGGCCAAGACTTTATCCTGAATAAACCCGGAGACGCCTGGACGCACGTGGCAATCGACGCAAGTGACATCTTTATGACTGGATTGTATCCAGGAATCGTAGGAGGGTCTGATGGTATGACAACTCGCACAGAAGGTAGGCTGATTGGTCAGCGGGATAGCCGCGGCCCCTCCTAAGGCCAGCACCAGGAGTGTGGCCGCAATGAGGGTCAAACCTTTTCCCATGAACGTTACGAATCCCTTTGAAGGGGAAACTTTTTCATGATCAGTTGCGCCAGCCCTTGGACGTCATCCCGATCAAACCAGGGAGCCGAGCATTCAATGCGTTTCATAGAAGCCACCGCCAATAAACCATCTAACGAGACATCCACTTCCTGTAGCTGCTCGCGCACGACGATTACTTTCGGAAACCCCTGGCTTTTCCAGCCTTCGGCAATAATTAAATCGATTTCTCCATTGATGAATCGGTCACGGACTTGGTCGACAGGAAGTTCTTCCGGAACATCCGCAAACATGGCCAGGCTCCCCTTTGATAAGACAATGACCGTACTGGCCCCTGCGCGTTTGTGGCGCCAACTGTCTTTGCCTTCAGTATCCAGATCGAACCCGTGCCCGGCATGCTTGATCGTGGCCACTCGATAACCCGCGTGAGTCAGCTCCGGAATGAGCCGTTCAATCAAGGTCGTTTTGCCACTGTTGGAGCGGCCAACAAAACCCAAAATGGGAGGTGTCATGATGAAGCCTGTACTCCCTTCTATGAGGTCGAATTATGCCAAATAGACAGCGTGACCGATGAAAAATTTATCGTATGTCTTTTAAAAATTCCGTGATAATAATTGGACGTTCACCAAATCGCCCGGCTTTAGAGATTCGACCTCTTCCGGTACATCAATGAATCCATTCGCTTTCACCATTGAGGTGAGGATGCCGGACCCCTGACCCCCAGTTGTCCTGACCGTGAGGACGCCGTTTTCCTGTTGAAGAATGCCGCGGAGGAAATGCCGCCGGTCCGTATGTTTGGAGAACGTTTCCTGGAAAAGGGCCTTCACAACGGGCCGTTCCCACTTTCGATGGCCGCCCATTTTTAACATGGCCGGTCGCACGAGTTGGTCAAAGGTCACCATCGAAGAAACGGGATTCCCCGGCAAGCCAAACGCCAACTTCCCTTGGATTTTCCCAAAGGCTACCGGCTGTCCGGGGCGAATCGCTAATTTCCAGAA
This region includes:
- a CDS encoding tyrosine-type recombinase/integrase, yielding MEPSNGHSLLQSASRAFFRRAFETVLKKAGIQDASWHRLRHTTASRLVMAGVTVKEVLGHRNIQTTLRYAHLAPSHIQDAMEKGSLANLGLGTGSKTGMGRMKDRRKRHKLLI
- a CDS encoding ABC transporter permease, with the translated sequence MSLGRILALLSRHMYLYKRSFARLLEIFYWPFLDLVVWGFITIYLEKVGMSLHGALSFFLGALILWDVLFRAQQGIAVSFLEEMWARNLMNLFASPLTVGEYLVATMTMSVLKVTAVGGLMMLFAWVFYSYDILQMGLSLLPFVLNLVVSGWIIGVLTTSIIMRFGQQAEVLAWGMVFLFQPISCVFYPIEVLPPVLQSIAWMVPPAHIFEGMRAVLTTGNVPVTHLLWATGLNFGFLVIIVAWFYHTFNICKDRGMLVRVGE
- a CDS encoding ABC transporter ATP-binding protein, which codes for MNSPVVAVRNLTKRFQGFTAVDNISFDIKKGEILGLLGPNGAGKTTTIHMLLGLITPTVGTIHMFGLDLATHRETILKQVNFSSTYISMPFSLTVEENLKVIARLYELKHIQQRIDDIVKKLEMEDIRHRLTRKLSSGQMSRLTLAKAIMTEPKVLFLDEPTASLDPDIVNKIKSFLKEYQRSEGLSILYTSHNMREMEEMSDRIIFLQRGKIVAEGTATEIIQRYAQRDLEEVFLKLAREQNGP
- a CDS encoding cytochrome c3 family protein, producing MGKGLTLIAATLLVLALGGAAAIPLTNQPTFCASCHTIRPSYDSWIQSSHKDVTCVDCHVRPGVSGFIQDKVLAGIEDVAITFFGTPTESHNLESHVSSSVCISCHRAILRVTEVSVRDLPAPVKDVGLIMNHREHMEAFEKRGKGEGCTTCHGRVVHGAPIKTYPIVIPRGHVKLDDQPHEPAHPKDSVLWKANMADCLRCHDGEQRYEGEVLSKRCETCHLPDKIGGFLF
- the mobB gene encoding molybdopterin-guanine dinucleotide biosynthesis protein B gives rise to the protein MTPPILGFVGRSNSGKTTLIERLIPELTHAGYRVATIKHAGHGFDLDTEGKDSWRHKRAGASTVIVLSKGSLAMFADVPEELPVDQVRDRFINGEIDLIIAEGWKSQGFPKVIVVREQLQEVDVSLDGLLAVASMKRIECSAPWFDRDDVQGLAQLIMKKFPLQRDS